A part of Desulfobacteraceae bacterium genomic DNA contains:
- a CDS encoding recombinase family protein → MNDFLHSLRNAMDKRNEKNRRNYNGNQYNPADRRRPKDPRYGHGRQSNESGQLTQLVTELLPEIKKCLENLVSNQDRLIDASTQRAAVEARTADALEQIAGSLSKLIDLQQEDPRITPALGTFLSPALLPLTPRLASAAGPDREAVLATIRALRENGLSFSAIAAHLTENNIPTFSGKGRWCGQTVHKLLKQHTS, encoded by the coding sequence ATGAATGATTTTCTTCATTCGCTGCGCAACGCGATGGACAAAAGAAACGAGAAAAACCGACGGAATTACAATGGCAATCAGTACAACCCCGCAGACCGGCGTCGTCCCAAAGACCCCCGCTATGGCCACGGCCGCCAGTCCAACGAGAGCGGCCAGCTGACCCAGCTGGTGACCGAATTGCTGCCGGAAATCAAAAAATGTCTGGAAAACCTGGTCTCGAACCAGGACCGTCTGATCGATGCCAGCACCCAGCGGGCGGCGGTAGAGGCCCGCACGGCCGATGCGCTGGAGCAAATTGCCGGGAGCCTGAGCAAGCTGATCGACCTCCAGCAGGAAGACCCCCGAATCACCCCAGCGCTTGGGACCTTTCTCTCCCCGGCGCTGCTGCCCCTCACCCCCCGGTTGGCGTCTGCGGCGGGGCCCGACCGGGAAGCCGTCCTGGCCACCATTCGGGCCCTGCGGGAGAACGGTCTGAGTTTTTCGGCCATCGCCGCGCACCTCACCGAAAACAACATCCCGACCTTTTCCGGCAAAGGCCGGTG